Proteins encoded together in one Neisseria lactamica window:
- a CDS encoding peroxiredoxin, protein MGVKYEFTLPSSSGADFRSAEHLPLVVYFYPKDSTPGCTTEGLDFNARLEQFEALGYTVVGISRDGVKAHQNFCAKQGFRFELLSDKDETVCRLFDVIKLKKLYGKESLGIERSTFVLNKDGEIVWEWRKVKVAGHAQEVLETLSR, encoded by the coding sequence ATGGGTGTGAAATATGAATTTACCCTGCCTTCGAGCAGCGGTGCGGATTTCCGTTCGGCAGAACATCTGCCTTTGGTCGTGTATTTTTATCCGAAAGACAGTACGCCGGGCTGTACGACGGAAGGCTTGGATTTTAATGCGCGTTTGGAACAGTTTGAGGCATTGGGTTATACCGTGGTCGGCATTTCGCGGGACGGCGTGAAAGCGCATCAGAACTTTTGCGCCAAGCAGGGTTTCCGGTTCGAGCTGTTGAGTGACAAGGATGAAACGGTATGCCGCCTGTTTGATGTCATCAAATTGAAAAAACTGTACGGGAAAGAGTCGTTGGGCATCGAGCGCAGTACGTTCGTCTTGAATAAGGACGGAGAAATCGTCTGGGAATGGCGGAAAGTCAAGGTGGCGGGTCACGCGCAGGAGGTATTGGAAACGCTTTCCCGATGA
- a CDS encoding gamma-butyrobetaine hydroxylase-like domain-containing protein, whose protein sequence is MNNIPVEIRLLKNRTVLVLTYGDESKNLPAEFLRVYSPSAEVRGHGVGQDVLQTGKADVQITDLQPVGQYALKISFSDGHDSGLYDWAYLHRLAYGYDAMWQEYLDKLAAAGASRFEKQSDC, encoded by the coding sequence TTGAATAATATTCCTGTTGAAATCCGCTTGTTGAAAAACCGTACCGTATTGGTTTTGACTTACGGGGACGAATCTAAAAATCTGCCTGCCGAGTTTTTGCGCGTCTATTCGCCGAGTGCGGAAGTGCGCGGACACGGCGTGGGACAGGATGTTTTGCAGACCGGCAAGGCGGATGTCCAAATCACGGATTTGCAGCCTGTCGGACAGTATGCGCTGAAAATCAGTTTTTCGGACGGGCACGATAGCGGTCTTTACGATTGGGCGTATCTGCACAGACTGGCATACGGATACGATGCGATGTGGCAGGAATATTTGGACAAATTGGCGGCGGCTGGTGCGTCGCGTTTTGAAAAGCAATCAGATTGTTAA
- the xerD gene encoding site-specific tyrosine recombinase XerD, whose translation MENGLIDRLLETLWLDRRLSRNTLDSYRRDLEKIARRLSLCGKTLADAEETDLAAAVYADGEQRSSQARALSACKRLYAWMEWEGMRADNPTRLLKPPKTDRNIPPLITEQQVSRLLDAPDTETPHGLRDKALLELMYATGLRVSEAVGLNFGNVDLDRGCITALGKGDKQRMVPMGQESAYWVGRYYTEARPVLLKGRSCDALFVSQKKTGISRQLAWMIVKEYASQAGIGHISPHSLRHAFATHLVQHGLDLRVVQDMLGHADLNTTQIYTHIANVRLQKVVKEHHSRN comes from the coding sequence ATGGAAAACGGTTTGATTGACAGGCTGCTGGAAACTTTGTGGTTGGATCGGCGGCTCAGTCGGAATACTTTGGACAGCTACCGGCGGGATTTGGAAAAAATCGCCCGCCGGCTGTCTTTGTGCGGCAAAACGCTGGCAGATGCGGAAGAAACGGATTTGGCGGCGGCGGTTTATGCCGACGGGGAGCAACGGAGTTCGCAGGCGCGCGCATTATCGGCGTGCAAACGCCTGTATGCGTGGATGGAGTGGGAAGGGATGAGGGCGGACAATCCCACCCGCCTGCTGAAACCGCCCAAAACCGACAGGAATATTCCGCCCCTGATTACCGAACAGCAGGTTTCCCGGCTGTTGGATGCGCCGGATACGGAAACGCCGCACGGTTTGCGGGATAAGGCATTGCTTGAATTAATGTATGCAACCGGCTTGCGCGTCAGCGAGGCGGTCGGGCTGAACTTCGGCAATGTGGATTTGGACAGGGGCTGCATTACCGCGCTGGGCAAGGGCGACAAGCAGAGGATGGTTCCGATGGGGCAGGAGTCGGCGTATTGGGTGGGACGCTATTACACGGAGGCGCGTCCGGTCTTGTTGAAGGGCAGGAGTTGCGATGCCTTGTTTGTCAGTCAGAAAAAAACGGGCATTTCCCGGCAGCTGGCGTGGATGATTGTCAAAGAATATGCAAGCCAGGCAGGTATCGGGCATATCAGCCCGCACAGCCTGCGCCACGCCTTTGCCACGCATCTGGTGCAGCACGGCTTGGATTTGCGCGTGGTTCAGGATATGTTGGGACACGCCGATTTGAACACGACGCAGATTTATACCCATATTGCCAACGTGCGGCTGCAAAAGGTGGTTAAAGAACATCATTCCCGAAATTGA
- a CDS encoding SirB2 family protein has translation MQYLIVKYSHQIFVTVTILLFNIRFFLLWKNPEKPLAGLWKALPHLNDTMLLFTGLWLMKITHFSPFNAPWLGTKILLLLAYIALGMMMMRARPRSVKFYAVYLLAICCVACIVYLAKTKVLPF, from the coding sequence ATGCAGTATCTGATTGTCAAATACAGCCACCAAATCTTCGTTACCGTTACCATTTTGTTGTTCAACATCCGCTTTTTCCTGCTTTGGAAAAATCCCGAAAAACCTTTGGCGGGCTTGTGGAAGGCACTGCCCCACCTCAACGACACCATGCTGCTGTTTACGGGATTGTGGCTGATGAAAATCACCCATTTCTCCCCGTTCAACGCGCCTTGGCTCGGCACAAAAATCCTGCTTCTGCTCGCCTATATCGCATTGGGTATGATGATGATGCGCGCCCGCCCCCGCTCGGTCAAATTCTATGCCGTTTACCTGCTTGCCATTTGTTGCGTCGCCTGTATCGTTTACCTTGCCAAAACCAAAGTCCTGCCATTCTGA
- the hfq gene encoding RNA chaperone Hfq has product MTAKGQMLQDPFLNALRKEHVPVSIYLVNGIKLQGQVESFDQYVVLLRNTSVTQMVYKHAISTIVPARSVSLQHENKPQAAPAPGLVQVETVRQAAE; this is encoded by the coding sequence ATGACAGCTAAAGGACAAATGTTGCAAGATCCCTTCCTGAACGCATTGCGTAAAGAGCACGTTCCGGTTTCGATTTACTTGGTTAACGGCATCAAACTGCAAGGTCAGGTCGAATCTTTCGACCAATACGTCGTCCTCTTGAGAAACACTTCCGTTACCCAGATGGTTTACAAACACGCCATTTCCACCATCGTGCCGGCTCGCTCCGTCAGCCTTCAGCACGAAAACAAACCCCAAGCCGCCCCCGCACCGGGACTCGTCCAAGTGGAGACCGTCCGACAAGCTGCCGAATAA
- a CDS encoding serine hydrolase: MPARPLKHLRPALLLGLAFLLPSARLFADTDILGQFLKQNLPASSDPIEIFAESTIYPADTQAITGGLILSSQSALVVNNQTGQILYQKNADRIMPIASISKLMSAMVVLDADLNMDETITITPDEIDRLKGTGSRLAIGTSLTRRELLHLSLMSSENRATHALGRTYPGGMGAFVAAMNQKAQSLGMYGSRFYEPTGLNFHNVSTAKDLNLMVNAAVRYPLIRANSTSNYASVQTKNGQQNYKNSNALIREGRWRIELQKTGYIREAGRSMVVRANIQNQPVTIVLLNSPTSATRVNDARKIESWMLQQHS, translated from the coding sequence ATGCCCGCCCGCCCCCTGAAACACCTGCGTCCCGCCCTACTCCTCGGTTTGGCTTTCCTGCTGCCCTCTGCCCGACTTTTCGCGGATACCGATATTTTGGGGCAGTTTTTAAAACAAAACCTGCCCGCCTCCTCCGATCCGATAGAAATATTCGCCGAAAGCACGATATATCCCGCCGATACCCAGGCTATTACAGGCGGGCTGATTCTGTCCTCCCAATCCGCACTGGTCGTCAACAACCAAACAGGGCAAATACTGTATCAGAAAAACGCCGACAGGATTATGCCCATCGCCTCCATCTCCAAACTGATGAGCGCGATGGTCGTTTTAGATGCCGATTTAAATATGGATGAAACCATCACCATCACACCCGACGAAATCGACCGCCTCAAAGGAACAGGCAGCCGCCTTGCCATCGGCACGTCCCTGACCCGCAGGGAGCTGCTTCATTTAAGCCTGATGAGCAGCGAAAACCGCGCCACCCACGCCTTAGGCAGAACCTACCCCGGCGGAATGGGCGCCTTTGTTGCCGCGATGAACCAAAAAGCCCAAAGCCTCGGTATGTACGGCAGCCGCTTTTACGAACCGACCGGCCTTAATTTCCATAATGTTTCCACCGCCAAAGATCTCAATCTTATGGTTAACGCCGCCGTCCGCTACCCCCTGATACGCGCCAACTCGACTTCCAATTATGCTTCGGTGCAGACTAAAAACGGGCAGCAAAACTATAAAAATTCCAACGCCCTGATCAGGGAAGGCAGATGGCGCATCGAACTTCAGAAAACCGGCTACATCCGCGAGGCAGGCAGGTCTATGGTCGTCAGGGCCAATATTCAAAACCAACCGGTTACCATCGTATTGTTAAACTCGCCCACATCCGCCACACGGGTCAACGACGCGCGCAAAATCGAATCGTGGATGTTGCAGCAGCATTCTTGA
- a CDS encoding tRNA (mnm(5)s(2)U34)-methyltransferase has translation MLLKNIIPFAHCLLRQVLPEGGNALDGTAGNGHDTLFLAQTAGIRGKVWAFDIQPQALNNTRCRLQEAGYSNVRLILDGHENLKQYVSEPLNAAIFNFGWLPGGDKSLTTRTETSITALSAALSLLKEGGMLIAVLYPGHENGKQEAEAIEQWAKNLPQEQFAVLRYGFTNRKNNPPYLLAFEKLRQK, from the coding sequence ATGTTATTGAAAAACATCATCCCATTCGCCCATTGCCTTTTACGGCAGGTGCTTCCCGAAGGCGGCAATGCTTTGGACGGCACAGCCGGCAACGGACACGACACCCTTTTCCTCGCCCAAACCGCAGGCATCCGGGGAAAAGTGTGGGCATTCGATATCCAGCCCCAAGCCCTGAACAACACCCGATGCCGTCTGCAGGAAGCAGGTTACAGCAATGTACGGCTCATCTTGGACGGACACGAAAACCTGAAACAATATGTTTCAGAACCGCTAAATGCCGCCATTTTCAACTTCGGCTGGCTGCCCGGCGGGGACAAAAGCCTTACCACCCGCACGGAAACCAGCATTACCGCCCTTTCTGCCGCCCTGTCCCTGCTGAAAGAAGGCGGTATGCTTATTGCCGTCCTCTATCCGGGACACGAAAACGGCAAACAGGAGGCAGAAGCAATCGAACAATGGGCAAAAAACCTGCCTCAAGAACAGTTTGCCGTTTTGCGTTACGGGTTTACCAACCGGAAAAACAACCCTCCCTATCTGTTGGCATTTGAAAAGTTACGTCAAAAATAA
- the ubiE gene encoding bifunctional demethylmenaquinone methyltransferase/2-methoxy-6-polyprenyl-1,4-benzoquinol methylase UbiE, with translation MGGQKTHFGFSTVNEDEKAGKVAEVFHSVAKNYDIMNDVMSAGLHRVWKHFTIHTAHLKKGDKVLDIAGGTGDLSRGWAKRVGKEGEVWLTDINSSMLTVGRDRLLNEGMILPVSLADAEKLPFPDNYFNLVSVAFGLRNMTHKDAALKEMYRVLKPGGMLLVLEFSKIYKPLEGAYDFYSFKLLPVMGRLIAKDAESYQYLAESIRMHPDQETLKQMMLDAGFDSVDYHNMSAGIVALHKGVKF, from the coding sequence ATGGGCGGACAAAAAACGCATTTCGGATTCAGTACGGTCAACGAAGATGAGAAAGCCGGAAAAGTGGCGGAAGTCTTCCATTCGGTTGCAAAAAATTACGACATTATGAACGATGTGATGTCGGCAGGGCTGCACCGCGTATGGAAACACTTTACCATCCATACGGCACACTTGAAAAAAGGGGACAAGGTGCTGGATATTGCGGGCGGTACGGGCGATTTGTCGCGCGGTTGGGCAAAACGCGTCGGCAAAGAAGGCGAGGTTTGGCTGACCGATATTAATTCTTCTATGCTGACCGTCGGGCGCGACCGGCTTTTGAACGAAGGTATGATTCTCCCCGTATCGCTTGCCGATGCGGAAAAACTGCCTTTCCCCGACAATTATTTTAATTTGGTTTCCGTGGCGTTCGGTTTGCGGAATATGACGCATAAAGATGCCGCGCTAAAAGAGATGTACCGTGTTTTGAAACCGGGCGGCATGTTGCTGGTGTTGGAGTTTTCCAAAATCTACAAGCCGCTCGAAGGCGCATACGATTTTTATTCGTTCAAGCTGCTGCCGGTCATGGGCAGGCTGATTGCCAAAGATGCGGAGAGTTACCAATATCTTGCCGAATCCATCCGTATGCACCCCGATCAGGAAACTTTGAAACAGATGATGCTGGATGCCGGATTCGACAGTGTGGACTATCACAATATGAGTGCGGGCATCGTCGCGCTGCATAAGGGCGTGAAATTTTAA
- the folK gene encoding 2-amino-4-hydroxy-6-hydroxymethyldihydropteridine diphosphokinase → MNNRHFAVIALGSNLDNPAQQIRGALDALSSHPDIRLEQASSLYMTAPVGYDNQPDFVNAVCTVSTDMDGISLLSLLNRIEADFGRERSFRNAPRTLDLDIIDFDGLSSDDPRLTLPHPRAHERSFVIRPLAEILPDFILGKHGKVAELSKQLGNQGIRLLPDR, encoded by the coding sequence ATGAACAACAGACATTTTGCCGTCATCGCCTTGGGCAGCAACCTTGACAACCCCGCACAACAAATACGCGGCGCATTGGACGCGCTCTCGTCCCATCCCGACATCCGGCTTGAACAGGCTTCCTCACTGTATATGACCGCGCCCGTCGGTTACGACAATCAGCCCGATTTCGTCAATGCCGTCTGCACCGTCTCCACCGATATGGACGGCATCTCGCTGCTCTCTTTGCTCAACCGTATCGAGGCGGATTTCGGGCGCGAACGCAGTTTCCGAAACGCGCCGCGCACATTGGATTTGGACATCATCGACTTTGACGGCCTATCCAGCGACGACCCCCGCCTCACCCTGCCGCATCCGCGCGCGCACGAACGCAGTTTCGTCATACGCCCTTTGGCGGAAATCCTCCCTGATTTTATTTTAGGAAAACACGGAAAAGTTGCCGAATTGTCAAAACAACTGGGCAATCAAGGTATCCGTCTTTTACCGGACAGGTAA